Below is a genomic region from Enoplosus armatus isolate fEnoArm2 chromosome 10, fEnoArm2.hap1, whole genome shotgun sequence.
TTACTTCAGGatcaaataaatatgttttattgaaaaacTTTGTAGGCTAACAGTAGAAGTAATAAAGAagtaaacaaataattaaagtgggaatgaaaaaaacatatgaGTATAGATTAATCTTAAAAGATGTAATCCAAGAAAAAGTATAATGTATGTTTCTACGCCTCTAATGAATTACTCTTTGGTGGaggcaattattattattattattattattattattattattattattattattattatttctatttctgttaATCACGGATCCATTGGAAAACATGATCCAAGACCATTCATTTTCACCATATCCAGTTGACAGACCAGAGAGGTCGTCTAATTATTGAGTAGAGTGATATATTGTTTTACACAAATTATCTTTGGTGCTACAAATTCCTTCAACAGTGACGTAGTCGTAGCGGCCTGACGTCTGTTTCTGCCAACTGGCCTCTTTTTATCAGCGCACGCAAAAGGGGATTTAATCACCCTGCAGACTGATTATCTGGATCATCTCACTGATGAAGGGCTTGATCAATGACGCTTATCAGCAGACATTTCAGGCTGGGCAGCACTGCGGTGGGCTGAGGGCTTATATTTACGTTTTATCTGAATCAAATTCAGtcgaaacctttttttttttttcattgaataaacaattaaaaaacaaatgttcccAATGTTCGTAAGAAATCCGCTTTACACctacatacattaaaaacaaaactaatgttgtgttttataatcCTGATTGTTGCAACTCAGCTGTTACAGGAGCAATGTTTTCCCGACCCTGCATCTCAGGGAGTCATGCTGGTTTCATTGCCAAACAGAAATTCTCAAATTCTGGGGCACCACTTGAGTCCTATTTGTTGCAGCTAAAGAAGCTGGTATGATAGAAAGCAGCAGTGCTCTGGGTTTAGACGTCCAGGACAAACTATGGCACTAAAGATAAGTTAGGTCCACACTGCAAGTATGTCTTTTTAATTGCCCCAAAGGGGTCCAAATTGGATGCCTGTGTCTGGTAGAGAGGAATGTGGGGTGGAGCTTGGGAGAAATTCTTCTGTCGGACAGACATTGGCATCCGCCTACTACACCCCATCCTACTGATAAACCAGTCGATCAGTGAAACTGTGACGCACACACTGTGCaactgaaagaaagacacagattGTCTTCATCTGTTTAATTCATAAACTGTAGTTACTATTGACCATTACCTCAAAGCCCATAATTATAGACATATAGTGGTGCAAAATCATCCGTCATTCAATACTCAGTAAAATGCtttaaacatataaataatgtaTGTGACGTATTATTTCATCAAAATCAAGAAATATGTCAACACCCATATGGGCACAATACAGGGGATGAATTAAAGGGACCATGACTTATGGGTTTGCTTGTACAATGAAGGGATCTACAGGGATGATTCAAATTAGTACAAACTCTGAAACGTTTTATTTACAGGTTACAAAGAAACATGGAAACCAGAGGCAACTGGTAAGAGGCCTGTTGCTGGCTCTAATCCAGAGCCTTGTTCACAAAAATCATATTTAATGGGAAAGGTATAAAAAGGATGACCATGTCAAGCATGAAATATGCACAAAAAAGTCAATGGTTAACTTCAAGTTAATGAGTGAATTACCACAGAGTTCAGTGATAAACTATGTTTAacagacattttacattcaCTTAACACCGCCATCATAGCATCAAAATGCCGAAACCCGGGATCGAACCAGGGACCTTTAGATCTTCAGTCTAACGCTCTCCCAACTGAGCTATTTCGGCGATGAAGCTCCAGGAAGGTACAAGCTAGATTTATACAAGCGAAAATGACACATATTGTATTGTTTGCAGCAATAGTTAAAACCTATAGAAATAGAAAAACCTTCACCCGGCTGTTAGGTTAACTATGAGTCTCCATGGCTCTGGTAGGACGTTCCACGACGTTTCACACGGTGACGTAATTTTCACGCCCATATTTGGCGCAGAGGCTGCTGGGAAGAAAGGTCAAGAATCGATGGCCGTGGAAGACACGGATTTACTGCCGCAAGAAAGATTATCGCTCTGTAGGACTAGCTAATACTACTGGCAAAACGACTTAACTATTTCAGATGACTCATGTACGTCTTGCTGCCTACACTACAGCAAAAATTACAATAAGCTATCGCCCGTTTTTTATGAGACTCAGTCGACACTTTGGCTAGCTACCGTTAGCTGGCTAGCAGctgcattgttattgttttcGCTTAATTTGGCGGCCATATAAACAATATTGCCCGTGGTTCCCCAGCCGAGGCAGGGGTCCGGACTACCTGagtgatgtttttctgtctgtcccgGGAAAATGGATGAgaaatccagcagcagcagccaccaccGGCTCCTGATCGTTATGCTCATGGTGTTGCTCTTTGGCGTCATTATGATCCAGTATGTGTGCCCAAGCAAGTCTGAGTGCCAGATGCTACACCAGCTGGGGTCCTGGTTTAAGGACGGCAGTGCAACTGGTTCCCGGAGCAGTGGCAATGAAATCCAAGACGGGCTCCAAAAAGATCCCTACGTTGCAGAAGACGGTGCTCTGGTACGCTTTGTCCCTCGCTTCAACTTCACCAAAGCCGATTTGAATCGCGTTGTAGACTTCAACATCAAAGGAGATGATGTTATAGTATTTCTGCACATTCAAAAAACGGGTGGCACGACGTTTGGTCGACACCTGGTGCGGAATATTCAGCTGGAGAGGCCCTGCGAGTGTCACGCAGGTCAGAAGAAATGCACCTGTTACCGGCCAGGTAAAAAGGAAACTTGGCTCTTTTCCCGTTTCTCCACCGGCTGGAGCTGCGGGCTTCATGCGGACTGGACTGAGCTGACCAGCTGCGTCCCGTCACGCATGGACTCACGAGAGGTTCCCGAGAATCTGCCCAGGTAGGTGAAGGAGGATGCTTAGGATGGGAATCTTAGGGTTACTCTTTATACCATACACATATAGTTTAACCTGACCTGTTTGAAGCTGTTCTCgctgtttatttgttctttgGATGTAGCTATTCACCTTCATCTTGAGTGTGACTGTGACCCTTGCTTGCAGAAGTTTTAATACTGCAAGCAGGTGGTAAAATTAGATAAGATGTTCTTTATGTACTCAAAGATTCTGAATAAATCCTAATAGAAAGAGTGATTTAGTGGCTAAACATTTCTTAAACGTACTGCACAATCACGTCTAGTACACACAGACCAGATAACTGCAGTAGtcctcagtttctttttctgattTGGTCAAATTAGAACCAGTTCATTGTTACAACTGAATATAAATGACGGTTTCTTGTATTTAACACCATCTTCTTTGCCTAGCCTACCAAGAGCTTCTTGCCAAACTAATCCAACCAATCTATTCCCCAAGCTTTATGACGGGTGTTATGTAACTTTGTTAACCTTCAAGACAACAAACACTTATTCAAAGAATAAATAATCAACACAtgaattaatataaaataaaacattagttGCAGCACAAATTCAAATTAATCACAGTAACATCTTGAGGCTATTTGAGTTGCCTTATTACAGACCTAatgtcctcttttcttctccagtAGGAACTATTATTATATAACCATCTTAAGAGACCCAGTATCACGCTACCTGAGTGAGTGGCGTCACGTGCAACGTGGTGCTACATGGAAGGCATCCTTACACGTGTGCGATGGACGTTCACCAACGCTGTCTGAGCTGCCAAGCTGCTACTTGGGAGATGACTGGTCAGGTTGCTCCCTGCAGGAGTTCATGGACTGCCCCTTTAACCTGGCCAACAACCGGCAGACCCGTATGCTGGCTGATCTCAGCCTGGTAGGTTGCTACAACGTCTCCGCCATGAGTGAGGAGGAGCGCTGGGCAGTACTCCTAGAGAGCGCCAAACGCAACTTACTCGGCATGGCCTTCTTTGGGCTGACTGAGTACCAGCGTAAAACCCAGTATCTGTTTGAGCGTACCTTCAACTTGGAGTTCATTGCACCCTTCACACAGCTCAACGGCACACGTGCCTCCACTGTTGAAGTACCTCCTGAGACGCAACACAGAATCCTCCAGCTAAACCGATGGGACGTAGAGCTGTATGAGTATGCCCGTGACCTTTTCCTGCAGCGTTTCCAGGTGGCGAGGCAGCAGGAGCGCAGGCAGGCCAGGGAGAGGcggcagcaggagaggaggcggCTCCGTGGAAGGCTTACAACAAAGCAAGGGAGGCAGCTGAAGCCCACAGAAACACCCCGTCAGCCTGACAGACACTCTGTAGTAactgaggagcagcagagggggaAGGCTGATGGAAACAGTGTGGAGTCAGAAGTGCTTCTCCCAGACTGGTGGGATCTGGATGAGAACGGCACTATGGAGGATTACGTGGACAATGTAGAACAGTGGTAGTGACGGAAACAAGCATTAGGGTGTCTTACTTCTAACTAAGTGTGCCAAGTTCTGCCTTGTCTGTTGTTAATGAATCCAAGTTAGTTTTAGTGTATGCCTTCCActacaatgtattttttttcaccatGAACTGtgacaaaaatgacacacacctatttattgatattgattGTATTTCTTTGCCATAACTGACATTCATAATGGATAGCTGGCCTGGGTACCTGCAACCCCGTACCTTTCAGTGATCACACAAGCCTTCTAGACTGTTCTCCTGGCTTTTAAACACATCTGAACTCTTGTGATGTAGCTTGGAATGAGGGGATgttcattttttctttgttaaaaagAACAATGTAATACTTGTTTCTATAAATAACATGCTACTGTTTGTGATTTACAATCTACATGTTGCCAAATTGTTGTCTTTTCTGAAatgcatacattttaatatgtacatgtgattttaAGTGTCTTTTAAGTAACAGAAAAGGAGAATGGAATTTTCATAGATACCTCAATGTGTAGCATTAACTGCTAATGTTGTAAATTTACTGAATGTGTCTGAAAGTCTCAATTTTGAtataaaatcattttacattcacTGAACTATTGTTCTGCTTTTGCctcagtctttctgtctgatGTCCTTTTCTCTGATGATGAGCACTGAAGACTGCAAGAGATCGTGTTGAACTTGCAAACCTCTGGAACACCAGCAGGGAGTGCTGaagtcattttaatgaaattcaAACTTCTGAGGTGATAGTTGACATCACAGCTTATTCTTAAATTTGGTTGGATAGGAGtttaacatttttcagtgtGAGCCTCAGAGGATTTAATAGAGGGATCAGCTGTGACAGCTGCTCCTAAATTTTGAGGAATTATTCAGCAATACACTGAATGTGGAAATTCTCAAGACTTTATGGAGATTATAGGATTGCTGAAAGGAGGGATTACTTTTTTTATCAGTACAGCTGCATTTGCAGAAATGGTTGAGAGATGAAAACAGTATATGCTGTTAATTGTCTATATACCGAAATATATAAACTAAGTTTTAGTGTGTATTTAAATTTGGATTAGACAAGAAAAACCTGAATCATGTCTTTAATTTATGCCTAAAACTTTCAGTAAGTACAGTTTATTTATTGagtacatttaaacacagcttaaGCTGACCAAAGTGCTATACAGAAGGacattatatacacacaaagagaaacatacCAACAATACAGTGATGTACAAAGTGCAGTACAAAAGGACAATAAATTATGCCCAAAAAGAAACATACCCACGGCAAGAATAAACAACAAAGGGCAAATACAGAACTGTAGAGAAGGCAACCAATTAAAAGGTAAATTTCATAAATAATGCCAAAAATCTGAAACCCTATGAAATTTAGCAGGCCTGTAGATGATGCCTGTTTTAACCTCACATTACAAGGTGATTTTAGGTAAAATATTAATCGCCTATATTATAAAAGATTGTCCATCCAAACAAATGTGAAGAAGTGTGATGGCTTATTCAATATCCGTCTCAAgtagcttttattgtgaaaaaccACAAGGCGACCGGAAAAGCTGATAGAAAAGCACCTTACTAACATCAGGTGGAGAGCGCTCCTCTAGTACCTAGTTATACGTTTTGGCTGTCACCTAAATGTAAGAAGTAAAACGAAGTAAAATACtggttttatacattttgaaccgaaaaagagtgagagacatgAGTATATCACCGCctttgtttttaagtgttcaAATTGGGTTTTGGAATTTTCGTTTAACGTTAGGCTGACGTTACGTTTAAATTTTAACCGTTAATTAACGCTAGCTATTGCAGCTTTTAAATGGCTAGTTTAGCCTAACTGCTATCCTAATATTTCAATAGAGTTAAACAGAGTTAGCCTTTAAATTATATCCTTTAAATGATAGCACGCAATCTATCTATGAATTGATTTTTGGCTAACGTTGAGAGGGCGAAATATCTTCGTAACTAACAGCCTTCAGCTGCTCTGACCCTCAGTAATACTGAATTATTCGTAAACAGGGGAGTCTTTTATCCGCCTTGTATGTAGCTAATCTTATACACACATAGCTAGTTAGCGTATGTGCTATACCTACCCGCTATGTGTTTATAGCAGCATAACTTCATACCTGCTGTGCTTTAGTCGTGACTTTGATTCCCCCTAATGCTAATGATGTTATCTAATAAAcgaaaccaaacacacacactccctcccaaCTCCTCCCTCACCGTTTTGCCCTCCCTCTGATTTTTTTCAAATCTGTTATTCTCctgtgtgttcagtcagtgttgcaGCCGAGCAAATTTAGTTGCAGCTAACACTTCAGCTGCCTGCCAAACCCCGCTTCTTTCTTTTCACACCGCGGCGGTAACACGTTTCTTTTACTTGCTGCGATATTATTTTTCCTAGTTAGCGATAACGCGCTTTTTTCCCTTATTCTTCTTTCTTATCCAGGCAATACTGACTGTATATCAGACCAAGAACGCGTCTTTGTCGGACAATAACCAtccaaataaacattttaaccGACGTTAATTTAGGTGGAGACATTTGAGTCTGAATCCGATTGGACTATAAACAGGTAAGAGGCTGAGCACGTCTGGCGCAGTTGAGTTTGCAGCAATATTAATGCTACCGAGTTTTATATTTAATCCATATTGCGGTCATTTAAAATGCCTCTTCCACTCTGCCTGTTGCTGGAAGCACAAACCTGCATTTGATGTTGTCAAATACGGGCATTTTGCGGTGTTACACATTGGCACAACAgtaataacatttacatttaacatgCTTTGGGCAGGTCTGCCGAGAGCTGCTTTGTATGGATACAAATAATGCTGTAAGACGTGGTCATATGTTAGCCTGGGATCTGCACACAAGGGTTTGGTTGAATGCAATATGCAGGATTATTATTGGATGTCTTTATCAGTGGTTCAAGtgcaagttgtttttttgttgtcatacCAGAGTGAAGagcaaaaaaataatcaatgtGAAATTACTTTCTGAGTCTCTGTAATATTGTGTGTAATTCCATTACAGCTGGTAGACGTGAGGAGCACCTGCAGGTTTCTTCCTGATTATCTGGCTGTATGTCTGCAGGGTTTTACAGCCTGCctccatgcatgcatgcagtgcAGTCTTGCCCTTGTTTACCCTTAGGGGTCAGACACCCAAGCCACCATGGCAGACTGTGTTGTCACGAGTTACCAATATATATACTGCACGTACTTCCAGTGGATGTATTGCCACAATCTTGGTTCATTTAACAACACAGCCAGTCAAGACAAGTCCACGCTCCCTCTAGGCTGTGGACTCTGCACCAGTCTAGCTAGTTTTTCTTTACTTAATATAAACACTGATAAACTGACTAACACACATGGGCATACAGCCACATTTACCACATAACCTGTTTTCATTTCccctctcacacagacacacacatattaactGCTTGGGATGATCCATCTTTTATGGTGCAAATAAAACCATTCACCTACAATGCAGCagcaataacaaataaaaaatgttatgCTGACAATATGTTATTGGTTCAACTATAATTTCTGCAGTTTTTCCACACAGTTAACTTACATTATCTCACTACAGGGATGTGAAACTCCCAGCTCAAAACCAGCAATACGGCGAAGTAGAATCAAAGCAACAAGGGGCTACACAAAAGTAAAACTTTAAGTGCAGCAGGAGGCAAGCTAAACTGCACTGTGTTGTTCTGTATGATGGGATAGACGTGTTGTATGTTTGCTTGAATGGGAACTGTGGTGCTTTAATGAGCTGAAAGGATTACTGATACTTAACCTAATTACtttgctccctccctccaggcTGCTGGCTTTCACTCTCATTCTGATTTATGGATCTTCCACCTTGTGCTTTTTAATCAATCACCTGGTCATTGACATTATCCTGTTTTTGCACTTGACCCCGTCGCTGCTCTCAAAACAGTTGTCTGTTTACTGAACTGTAACAGATCATGTAGTTGGAGACCAGAGTTGTGTTTTCATAGCTACAGTATTTGTTACACAAATACCTGCGCCTCTAAAAAGGAATTCACAGAGCTTTTGGCATTGGGGAAACtccagattaaaaaagaaaagaaaaactcccACAGGAAACTCTCAGATTCTTGTGTGAAACCAAACTGACACATGGACATGGGCCAAAGTGTTTTTTCCAATGTATAAATGCAAAAATTAGTCTTTCCCCAGTATGAACACTGAACTCCATAGTTGTATGAtctttttgttctgtctgtcaACCTGCTGTATTAGactaaaacactttattttccCATCTTACATATTTACTCAATACccaatttcaaatgtttcaattGCACATTTTCAGCAGTGAGCACACTTGCATTTTCTTCACCTATAACAGTATATTTACCCAGTGCTCTTAATCTAGAACAATTCACACTGAATGTTCATGTCTTTTCAACACTTCAACTCCACTCAGCCTTTCAGTTTTAACTGCCACTCCACCTTCtttcagtaaatgtatttagacTGCCACTTCAACTTCTTCCAGTAAGTAAGTCCACCAATAGAGCAAGCTTAAATTTTCAACTCTTTTCAGTACTTTCACTTCAACTGCTATGCCAACCTCACTTGCTCACACTTAAATCAACACTTCAACTTCATTTAATGCTCAACCTTAATATGAACTTCTTTCAGCACTTCAGTTTTAACTGTCATTTCAACTGTCATTACAATACATTAATTGTATTTCAACACTTCAATTTCTTTCAGTAGTTCAAATTTAGCCTTTTCTAGttttataattattttgttctctctgtcaACCTGCTGTAGGCCTATGTGACTATAATACTTTACATTCCCATGTATTGCATTAAAAATCTCTTAATctagaggaataaaaaaaagaacagtagAACAAGCTAAAAACCACCAAAATTACCATCAACCACTGGCAAGAAATTAAAGTGACAGACACTTAAAATATTCCCCTGCTTATACCATGAttgtgcaaaagaaaagagcaaagggaatataatataataaaattatAAGAGGAGAAATTGGAGGAGTTTAGTTTTCTGAGGCGTTAAAGTGTCTCCCTGCCTTTCAGTGAATGCGTGCCTGACACTTCACAGTTTCAGCGGTATAAGGCTATCTATTAGTGTGAGCAGATAAGGTGCAGGGCAGTCTGTCGAGGTGGCACCCAGCCTACACACCAGCCATAATGCAGACGTCAGAGCTCCGGTGAAGGTTACACTGCCGGTAGCTCTTTGGTGCACTGTGTTTGATGAGGGACGCAGTGCGCCGGAGTCAACAGCAGCCACCCCCATCTGTCCTCCTTATACTTCCACCCCATCCTGTTCCACCTACACGTTGACCCCCACCTACTGACTGCTTGAGCCCCTCTTCTCACTGCAGACACCTGGAGGGCAGGCAGCAGCATAATGGCTGCTATAACTAGGGCACTCTATATTTATTCGCCGTGCCGCATCCCTGCAAATGACTGTTTATGCTGCATTGTAAAGGTCGGAGAAGTTCAGTAGGCCAAGATTATTTCTGCACAAAATGAACAGTGCagaaacaagcaatttgaagacatcactgtGGGCTATGCAAAAATGTTCTGGTTATTTtttcaaacaattaatcaagaaaattaACtccagattaatcaataatgaaaacaatcattagttgcatcCATACCATGTATATTAGAAggttaaattatatatttattataacaGCAGCATAGCTAAAGCTTATTTTCATGCTTTCTTATATATGTCTTGTTTTTACTTAAGAGCTTTAACCCATTCTTTAGTGttgacactgagacacactgagatAGTTGAGATGTGTGGGTTACAACTGCACAATAATGCTGCCTCAAGCATGTAGCATCAAGCTCGTATCTCTTGAAAAGAGCTCTTGATCAATGTTTAGCTATAAGAGTACTTaaacttcctctctctttttttgtcactcATATCTTTCTGCTTCATCTGCCTCTTAATTTTTTGCTCCATGGCTGTTTGTTATGCTTGTGTATCTTCTGCCGTCATCgtgttttatctctctgttgTGCAATATTGCAGCTTGGAAGTAGATGTTTTATTCCAAACTGAAGGATCTTTATTTCTAAAGAGTACTATCTCTTAAGAAAGACTGCTGATTAAGAtgtaaaacatcaaatataTGCAAGTAGACATATTTGTCTTAATGCCGATGATTCAtgtgactgttgtttttgtacattcTTGGCTAAAAACGTGGCTATCTTTGTTGGGTTTGTGACATATTTGAAGACAGTTATATACGTGTTTTTATCCTGAACCCTGAAGTTCTACATTTTTATGAAGATGTACTGTTGGATTTACCCCAGTGGTTATATCTGGTCTGTTGCTGTGGGTAAATTATTCATTGAGTAATGTGCAGATTAGTCCCATGGCGTGCTTACACAGTGGAGTCAATCAGAACTCTGGGTGGGGTGACTGCTTTTTAGCTATGCTAGTGGTGTTGCTTTATGGATGGACCTGGTCTGTCAGTCCACtttgctccagactgaaatagctcaacaattattggatagatttccatgaaatattgtacagacattcatgttccccagaggatgaatgctACAGACCTTCATGGTGCCCTGACTTttcaaaattgtaatttgtgcactactttgctttatgaccaaatacctgcaacagaaatgacattcccatcagcctcagctgtgccttgtgtttagtgctaattagcagatgtttgcagctaacacgctaaactaatatggtgaacatggtaacaTACCAGCTagtcatcagcatgttagcatggtgacaTTCATATTTAGCCTAAAGCTAAATCTGcataaatacagcctcacagagctgctagcatggctgcagactgttAGTTTGTATGGCGTTTGCATGTCACGTTACTGACTTACACATTGTGCCATGGTATCATTTCTCTATTTTTAACAGCCCCCATTGTCTTCCAGTATCCGTTAAGGCCCTGATAGAGGCCAAAGGCAAAGCTAACAAGGAAAGGCTTGGTTAAACAGTTTGTGAAATTTTCAGGAGTTTGAAGCTCCTGGAAAACAGAGTGACAGCAGTGTATATCAGTGAAAGGTCATTACTGTGTATATTCAAAGGTACAGGGTGCAGTATAAACTAGAATGGCTTTGGAGGAAAGCCAGTGTTGCTGCGTAGCTTTCCAAGAACCGTTGTAATGGCAACTGTGCGCCATTTGGTGTCTGGTGTGGCGAGAGCGAGGAGTGTTGCTGAGGAGCATTTTGATGATGCGGGTTGCATATTGCTGAGCTGCGTCGTCAGGGCGTGCGTAAGCAAGGGCGCTTGACACTGATGTGGACCTGAATGCAGGACAGGCAAAGCTGCAGGAGGAGTGCTTGTCTTGTACCCCCCTGAGAAAAGTTTCTATCGATCTGTAGGTaggctgggaggaggaggaggcacagaCAAGCATAATGGTTAAGCAAGCAAAGCAATTGCTGTACCTGCTCATCTCTCAttcctgcctctttttttttttgggctgggatgtgtctttgttcttgtgtttgaaGGTGGGTGTATCAATTCAGTTCCCACCTCCCCCTTATCCCTCCTTCTCCCACTCCACTGCGGTGTTCTCCTTCTGGGCTGTCTATCTGCATgctcccatacacacacacacacacacacacacacacacacacacacgttccctCACACTCTCCCCCCCGTCGGTTCCTCCGTCTGTGTCTGCCGCCATCAGACGCAGGGACTGATAATATCTGCTCCaaccccctctcctc
It encodes:
- the hs6st2 gene encoding heparan-sulfate 6-O-sulfotransferase 2 isoform X2; its protein translation is MDEKSSSSSHHRLLIVMLMVLLFGVIMIQYVCPSKSECQMLHQLGSWFKDGSATGSRSSGNEIQDGLQKDPYVAEDGALVRFVPRFNFTKADLNRVVDFNIKGDDVIVFLHIQKTGGTTFGRHLVRNIQLERPCECHAGQKKCTCYRPGKKETWLFSRFSTGWSCGLHADWTELTSCVPSRMDSREVPENLRNYYYITILRDPVSRYLSEWRHVQRGATWKASLHVCDGRSPTLSELPSCYLGDDWSGCSLQEFMDCPFNLANNRQTRMLADLSLVGCYNVSAMSEEERWAVLLESAKRNLLGMAFFGLTEYQRKTQYLFERTFNLEFIAPFTQLNGTRASTVEVPPETQHRILQLNRWDVELYEYARDLFLQRFQVARQQERRQARERRQQERRRLRGRLTTKQGRQLKPTETPRQPDRHSVVTEEQQRGKADGNSVESEVLLPDWWDLDENGTMEDYVDNVEQW
- the hs6st2 gene encoding heparan-sulfate 6-O-sulfotransferase 2 isoform X1 produces the protein MDEKSSSSSHHRLLIVMLMVLLFGVIMIQYVCPSKSECQMLHQLGSWFKDGSATGSRSSGNEIQDGLQKDPYVAEDGALVRFVPRFNFTKADLNRVVDFNIKGDDVIVFLHIQKTGGTTFGRHLVRNIQLERPCECHAGQKKCTCYRPGKKETWLFSRFSTGWSCGLHADWTELTSCVPSRMDSREVPENLPSRNYYYITILRDPVSRYLSEWRHVQRGATWKASLHVCDGRSPTLSELPSCYLGDDWSGCSLQEFMDCPFNLANNRQTRMLADLSLVGCYNVSAMSEEERWAVLLESAKRNLLGMAFFGLTEYQRKTQYLFERTFNLEFIAPFTQLNGTRASTVEVPPETQHRILQLNRWDVELYEYARDLFLQRFQVARQQERRQARERRQQERRRLRGRLTTKQGRQLKPTETPRQPDRHSVVTEEQQRGKADGNSVESEVLLPDWWDLDENGTMEDYVDNVEQW